One window of the Paenibacillus beijingensis genome contains the following:
- a CDS encoding ABC transporter substrate-binding protein: MLKKKWMLLAVICLTALTLSACGSSKNGSADTGASATKTNESSGSASSESETISFTMGVEPWIGYGPWWIAAEQGIFKKNGLDVTVENFNQDADINAAFASKNIQAANIATHTAIKMVGNNDLALKGIVFLDQSEKADAVLASSKIGSVADLKGKKVAFEEGTTSDLLFRQALAENNIKPEEVTFVYMPASDAGLALLSGKVDAAVTYEPYISTIKSKGDVKILYSGENSPGLISDMTVIDAEFLSKHPDVKGKLQKVWDETLTYWKANQEEGNKILAEKSGIPAEELPVILEGLQFFTVADQQQMADSGELLKAAENIQGILTNQTVLKKQVDLKSMLQIK, translated from the coding sequence ATGTTGAAGAAGAAATGGATGCTGCTTGCCGTTATTTGCCTGACCGCATTAACACTTTCCGCATGTGGAAGCAGCAAGAACGGATCTGCCGACACGGGCGCAAGTGCAACGAAGACGAATGAAAGCAGCGGTTCCGCATCAAGCGAAAGTGAAACCATTTCCTTCACAATGGGCGTCGAGCCGTGGATCGGCTACGGACCTTGGTGGATTGCCGCCGAGCAAGGGATCTTCAAGAAAAACGGTCTTGATGTAACGGTGGAAAACTTTAACCAGGACGCGGACATCAATGCCGCATTCGCATCCAAAAACATCCAAGCCGCCAACATTGCCACGCATACCGCAATCAAAATGGTCGGCAACAACGATCTTGCGCTGAAGGGAATTGTATTCCTCGATCAATCGGAAAAAGCGGATGCCGTACTCGCATCAAGCAAAATCGGCAGCGTTGCCGATTTGAAAGGCAAAAAAGTCGCGTTCGAGGAAGGTACGACCTCCGATCTGTTATTCCGGCAGGCGCTCGCCGAAAACAACATTAAACCGGAAGAGGTCACGTTCGTGTACATGCCGGCGTCCGACGCGGGCCTTGCGCTCCTTTCGGGCAAAGTCGATGCCGCCGTCACGTATGAGCCTTACATTTCGACGATTAAGAGCAAGGGCGACGTCAAGATTTTGTACTCCGGCGAGAACTCCCCGGGACTGATCAGCGATATGACCGTTATCGACGCCGAGTTCCTTTCCAAGCACCCTGACGTGAAGGGCAAGCTGCAGAAGGTATGGGACGAAACGCTGACGTACTGGAAGGCGAATCAGGAGGAAGGCAATAAAATATTGGCGGAAAAAAGCGGCATTCCCGCAGAGGAGCTGCCGGTTATTTTAGAGGGACTTCAATTTTTCACGGTGGCGGATCAGCAGCAGATGGCCGATTCCGGCGAACTGTTGAAAGCGGCCGAGAACATTCAAGGCATTCTGACGAACCAGACGGTGCTGAAGAAGCAGGTCGATTTGAAGTCGATGCTGCAAATTAAGTAA
- a CDS encoding ABC transporter ATP-binding protein: MSILDVSGLRKTFGSVTAVEDIGFTVEAGEVFTIIGPNGAGKTTTLEMIEGLQTPDRGQIAFGGRTWAKDAEAIKIMIGVQPQSSAMFDLLTVEENLELFATFYPKPRQSAEILEMINLTDHRSKRVKSLSGGQRQRLAIGLAMISDPEIIFLDEPTTGLDPQARRNIWEIILKLKSLGKTTILTTHYMEEAEKLSDRVCIVDQGRVVTLDSPAMLIDRLTKEREVRLSFTDGAEAAAEAERMAQSLSSVVRTDRDGADLKLWTEHPEDTLLDLFGFTKQRGFRVEQVAIRELSLEDVFIAYTGKEWRD, from the coding sequence ATGTCCATACTGGATGTGAGCGGGCTGCGCAAGACGTTCGGCTCCGTAACGGCAGTGGAAGACATCGGATTCACCGTCGAGGCGGGGGAAGTGTTCACGATCATCGGACCGAACGGCGCCGGAAAAACGACGACGCTGGAAATGATTGAAGGGCTGCAGACGCCGGATCGGGGACAGATCGCCTTTGGGGGCCGGACTTGGGCGAAGGATGCGGAAGCGATCAAAATCATGATCGGCGTGCAGCCGCAATCGAGTGCGATGTTCGATCTGCTGACGGTTGAGGAGAATCTGGAATTGTTCGCGACGTTTTACCCGAAACCCCGCCAATCTGCGGAAATTCTTGAAATGATCAACTTGACCGACCACCGCAGCAAACGGGTCAAATCATTATCCGGCGGGCAGCGCCAGCGGCTCGCGATCGGGCTCGCCATGATCAGCGATCCTGAAATCATCTTCCTCGACGAGCCGACAACCGGCCTCGATCCGCAAGCACGCCGCAATATATGGGAAATTATACTGAAGCTGAAATCGCTGGGCAAAACGACGATTCTGACCACGCATTACATGGAGGAAGCGGAGAAGCTGAGCGATCGGGTGTGCATCGTCGATCAAGGGCGCGTCGTGACGCTCGATTCGCCCGCCATGCTGATCGACCGGTTGACGAAGGAGCGGGAAGTACGGCTGTCGTTTACCGACGGCGCGGAAGCGGCGGCTGAGGCCGAGCGGATGGCGCAAAGCCTGTCGTCGGTCGTTCGGACGGACCGGGACGGCGCCGACTTGAAGCTGTGGACGGAGCATCCGGAGGATACGCTGCTGGATTTGTTCGGATTTACGAAACAGCGGGGCTTTCGGGTGGAGCAGGTCGCCATCCGCGAGTTAAGCCTCGAAGACGTGTTCATCGCCTATACGGGCAAGGAATGGAGGGACTGA